The Rhinopithecus roxellana isolate Shanxi Qingling chromosome 13, ASM756505v1, whole genome shotgun sequence genome contains a region encoding:
- the DEFB119 gene encoding beta-defensin 119 isoform X2 has product MKLLFLFLAILLATEVPVISECWMDGHCRLLCKDGEDSIIRCRNRKRCCVPSRYLTIQPVTIHGILGWTTPQMSTTAPKTKRNINNG; this is encoded by the exons ATGAaacttcttttcttgtttcttgccATCCTTCTGGCCACAGAAGTACCAGTGATATCAG AGTGTTGGATGGATGGACACTGCCGGTTGTTGTGCAAAGATGGTGAAGACAGCATCATACGCTGCCGAAATCGTAAACGGTGCTGTGTCCCTAGTCGTTATTTAACAATCCAACCAGTAACAATTCATGGAATCCTTGGCTGGACCACTCCTCAGATGTCCACAACAGCTCCAAAAAcgaagagaaatataaataatggATAG
- the DEFB119 gene encoding beta-defensin 119 isoform X1 — protein MKLLFLFLAILLATEVPVISVECWMDGHCRLLCKDGEDSIIRCRNRKRCCVPSRYLTIQPVTIHGILGWTTPQMSTTAPKTKRNINNG, from the exons ATGAaacttcttttcttgtttcttgccATCCTTCTGGCCACAGAAGTACCAGTGATATCAG TAGAGTGTTGGATGGATGGACACTGCCGGTTGTTGTGCAAAGATGGTGAAGACAGCATCATACGCTGCCGAAATCGTAAACGGTGCTGTGTCCCTAGTCGTTATTTAACAATCCAACCAGTAACAATTCATGGAATCCTTGGCTGGACCACTCCTCAGATGTCCACAACAGCTCCAAAAAcgaagagaaatataaataatggATAG
- the DEFB121 gene encoding beta-defensin 121 isoform X2 — protein MFQEVKEVTKCWGKSGRCRTTCKKSEVYYILCKTEAKCCVDPKYVPVKSKLTDTNTSLESTSAV, from the coding sequence TCACGAAATGTTGGGGTAAGTCAGGCAGGTGCAGAACAACATGTAAAAAAAGTGAAGTATACTATATATTATGCAAAACTGAGGCCAAGTGCTGTGTGGATCCCAAGTATgtacctgtaaaatcaaaattaacAGACACAAATACAAGCCTGGAATCAACTTCTGCAGTCTGA
- the DEFB121 gene encoding beta-defensin 121 isoform X1, with the protein MKLLLLLLTVTLLLAQVTPVTKCWGKSGRCRTTCKKSEVYYILCKTEAKCCVDPKYVPVKSKLTDTNTSLESTSAV; encoded by the exons ATGAAGCTCCTTCTTCTGCTTTTGACTGTTACCCTGCTCCTGGCCCAGGTCACCCCAG TCACGAAATGTTGGGGTAAGTCAGGCAGGTGCAGAACAACATGTAAAAAAAGTGAAGTATACTATATATTATGCAAAACTGAGGCCAAGTGCTGTGTGGATCCCAAGTATgtacctgtaaaatcaaaattaacAGACACAAATACAAGCCTGGAATCAACTTCTGCAGTCTGA